In the genome of Budorcas taxicolor isolate Tak-1 chromosome 7, Takin1.1, whole genome shotgun sequence, the window GCTCTGATTCTCAGGATCTCTGCCCttccccctgccacctcccagagAGGATGACCCACCTCCTTCCTGTCCTTCTGTCTTCtgttcctctcttttctcttttaatgtaAAACCCATGTTTTTAACTGGAAATGGGAGATGAAAACAGTAGCTCCTTCCCAGCAGATATCCTAACTTTCACCCCACCCCTCATGTTGGCCTTGGGACAGTCTGGGTACCCTCGTGCTCATCTGTGTCTCCTTAAGACACATGTCCTCTGCCCTAGGACAGGGGCTCCTTTCAGTGCTCCTAGGGCGCCCCGCTGGGGAACAGGCCCCCATTGATGGTACTGTACAATGTCCATGTGTGATCAGCAGGGCTGCAGCAAACGCCGCTCCAGACCCGCAGCTCCAGGGTGGCCATGTCATTATGGTGGGCACCGCTTGGGTACCCTGCCATGTTGGGCTGCCCTTGCCCTCTGGATGGCCCAAGCCCTGTCACCTGAATTAGCAcatctgcagggcagcagggaCCTTGGCCAGATCCCAAAATGGACACAGACAAGCAGAGAGAACAGCTGGGGTGGTGGGTGGTAGGAGGTGGTGGGAATCAGACACTACAAGTCGGAGGGAAGTCAGGGTGCAtacaggagggcttcctggaggagttgGCCCTTTTAGTTCAGGCACTGTTGGGATAAAGGCCCTGCAGGGGCTTAGTCTCAGGCTCTAAATCTGTGCCAGAAGTGATCACTGGGCACCCAGAGCAGCATGTGCCATATTGGAGGCCAGATTTAGGGGAGACTGGGGTTGTGTGCACTGTATCATTAAAACTATTTGCAGTTGGTTTTAGGGCTTTTCTGttcgtttttctttttggtaacaTAGCTGCTGCGAAGCATGGACCCACTGGCCAAACTCACTTTGCCCTCTTGGCAGGCAGTCCTGGGCTGGGGCAGCATGCTCAGGCTGGTGACCAGCATCCAGAATGCCTTGGAGGTCTGGAGGTCATGTAGTCACTGTGGGCTAAGGGGTCATCTTTGAAGAAAGGCTAGGCATCTGGATTTTTCTTTGTGAAATTGCCCAGTTTCTTTAAACATGGTGGGCCCCTCAGTCTGCTCACTGGCCACCCATCCTGCCCTGCAGAGCTCACTGTGGCCCATGACCTTtggcctggcctgctgtgccGTGGAGATGATGCACATGGCAGCTCCCCGCTATGACATGGACCGCTTTGGCGTGGTCTTCCGTGCCAGCCCGCGCCAGTCCGATGTGATGATAGTGGCTGGGACGCTCACCAACAAGATGGCCCCTGCGCTCCGCAAGGTGGGCCCAGCCCCAAGGCTCACCCTTACTCCCCGTCCCCCACCCTCCAGCCTTGAGCCGCACAGACCCCTGTCTCTTCCAGGTCTACGACCAGATGCCAGAGCCCCGCTATGTCGTATCCATGGGGAGGTGAGTGCCCAGTGGGGCAGGGTCAGATGACAGACGCTGGTGACACACTGGCCTCTCTCCTGTCTTTCTGTGCTGCTTTCTCACTGGGGTCATCCAGAATGTCCCCTTCTGTCCCATGACAGTCGTGCCCTCACTCCAGCAGCCTGTCCAGTTCCTGTCTGTGTCCACGGTAGGACCATGGGAGGGACATCCTGCTCTGGGGGTGCTGCAGCCTTCTCCCCATCTGGCAAGCTCCTATTTCTCCACGCCATTAAAGGCTGTGTAGTCATCTAATTTCTTGGTGGAGGTGgaattcacatactataaaattcaccctttcaaAGTGTAATATTCCGTGGGTTTTGGCTCATTTACAGGGTTGTGCACCCACTATATGGAAGAGGTGTGGGTTGGAGGTTGGGAGCAGGGAGAGAGGTGGCCAGGGTGGCCAGGAAAGGCCCTCAcagccccactcccctcccccagctgcgCCAACGGAGGTGGCTACTACCACTACTCCTACTCAGTGGTGCGGGGCTGTGACCGCATCGTTCCAGTGGACATCTACGTCCCAGGTGAGCCCCTCTGGGCACACAGAACCCCCTCTCCCCCATTGAGAGGGCTCGCCCTGTGACGCATGAGCAGACCTAGGGTCCCAGAAGAGTGACACCTCAGCCTTTCCCCCCATTGTCCCTGGAAGGTCTCCCCAGTTGTAGGTCTTTTGAGTTTACCCAGATTCACCTCGCTCCAGTCTGCCCCTGCCTCTTTGCAAGGGTCCTGGGGGGCGGAGCAGTGTGGCATGCGTGTCAGCAGGCCGCCCATACTTGTCTCCTGGGTCCAGAGCCAGGTCACGTGGGGGTAAGGGCCGTGGACAGGGCAGCTCACCTGGGCAGGGCCCTCTGGGCCTTCCCCCACCCACGTCTTGGCCTGGAGGTCCAGTCCTGGGTTCATTCCGTCTGGCGGGCGGGCCTGGACCCCGAGGGTGGCTCCGCCCACCTGCCCACCCCCAAGCCCATCCCAACTGGCGTTGGGTGGAGGATTCAGGAGCTTGAGGCACCGCTCGCACCGCTCCCCTCTAGGCTGCCCGCCTACAGCCGAGGCCCTGCTCTATGGCATTCTGCAGCTGCAGAAGAAGATCAAACGGGAAAAGAGGTTGCGGATCTGGTACCGCAGGTAGTGCTGGCGCCCGGCCGCCCTGAGCATCGTCCCCCCAAGAGGCGGTCAATAAACCCGATCAACCCTCCCTGCGCTGCCGCCCAGCGTGCTCTGTGGGCCGGGGCTGGGGACCTGCGGGGAGGACGGGGCCTTGCTCTCGTGTGGGGGGAAGCTGAGGCCCCGGGAGGGCGTGGAGTCAGAGGAAACAGGATGATGGGAGAGTTGGGGTGCAGCCTGACTGGGTGGGACCAGAGGGTCTGGATCTTGGGGCTGCCACCCTGTGTGGCCCTGACCTAGTTCAGCCTCTTCTGAGGACCCCAGGTGCCCACCAgcgggagggtgggaggggccaTCGGTGATAGATTGTCAGTGTCTGACGAGGGCGGGACGGGAGATCGGAAACTAGTGGGGAATAGCCACCGGCTCCGAAAAGcgcttgtagatttttttccttttaccattCTTTGGAGaggcaggaaaaataaaagcaaaaacacactTGTGTCCCACTGCTGATGGGCCAGACCAGCATTAGCGTTTATTTCATCCCCAGGTCCTCTGGCAGAGAGGGATAGGGAGGCTGGTGTGGGTCTGGACCAGGGTTGAGGGCTGGAGCCCTCAATTCCGGTCACAAAGGCACTGAGTAGGGGTAGGTGTTCCCgaaacccagggctcctgggcGGCGTGGGCAGCTGGCCCTTGGGCTCAGTGCTTGGTGACCAGGGGCGTGATCATCCGCGGGAAGGCGTAGTAGCGGCAGTCGGCTGGTGGGACCAGCTCCAAGACCTGCGTGCGTATGTTATCCCGCCGGAAGCCCGCCTCCAGCAGGGCcggcacctgggtctcctggccAGAGGGAGGCGCCAGGTAACGGGGAGTGGCCGGCAGTGGTGACGCTCTGCAGCCCGCCCCTCTGCCAGGTACCCTGGGGGCTAGGCGGGGTCGGAGGCCTGGGTGTGGGTGTCTTCAGGTGTTCTAACACCCCTTCCAGGCTGTTAGGGGGTATCGCCTAGTACGTCCTCGCAGATAGAGGAAACCAAGTGGGCAAAAGCCTGAGACAAAGGTGGCCAGACCAATAAAGAGAAGCCTGGGtgcaggagggcagagggaggggtgcGGTGACTCTGGGGTGCATCCGTgtatcccagggactgggggagccACCAGATGTCAGCCTGGAGAGACTGACCTCTCCTGATGTACAAGTGGGCGCTGAGTCCACTGAGGAGATCACCCCTTAGGGCTGGCGGAAACCAGAAACCCTCCCCAGATCACAGCTGCCTTCCCACCCAGAGTCACTgcccaggatgggggtggggcaccTCAAACATGGTGGTGATGTCCGAATACTTGGTCTTCATCAGCTCCCCCCAGGAGGTGAGGTTACAGTAGGTGAGGACACCCCCTGGCTTCAGCAGGCGGAAGGCATggtcctgggggtggggatgggggtgaacAGTGGTCAGGAAGGGATGTGAGGGTGGGCAGAGGTGTTCCCAGTGGACCTCCCACCTCCTGGCAGGTCAGGGGAATAGTGGAAGGAGAGGTGACCCCTGCATGGACAGCAGGTGCCCCCCACGGGGCTGGCCCTCCATCCTGTGGCTGGTAGCCCACATTCCACCATCAGTGGCCCTACCCGAATGAAGTTGAACTGGTGAGTGTGCCAGGTCTCCTCCGACAGCGGGTACGTATCGTACAGGATCCCTGTGTGGGAGGATGGAAGTCACATGGTTGGGGGGGCAGCCTCACCAGGCAGGGCTGCCAGTGGGAGCCTTGGGGAGGCCCCAAGTGCCATGGC includes:
- the NDUFS7 gene encoding NADH dehydrogenase [ubiquinone] iron-sulfur protein 7, mitochondrial — translated: MAALAAPRLFHPILAVRSGMGAALQVRGVHSGMAADSPSSTQPAVSQARAVVPKPAALPSSRGEYVVAKLDDLINWARRSSLWPMTFGLACCAVEMMHMAAPRYDMDRFGVVFRASPRQSDVMIVAGTLTNKMAPALRKVYDQMPEPRYVVSMGSCANGGGYYHYSYSVVRGCDRIVPVDIYVPGCPPTAEALLYGILQLQKKIKREKRLRIWYRR